The following are from one region of the Stigmatella ashevillena genome:
- a CDS encoding peptidase MA family metallohydrolase — MTGARSHIRAGLVAALCLLLGTGCLGPRSALAAQAAPLETGLGVFILESPSRKEGEAAMLQVAIENATPRLTQWGRLTQPVTVRLQPDHGALERATGRSGYEWLRAWARYDLLDVQAPDTWHPLKASQRDLDELLLHELTHTVMFQLAASSSDWTQKKIPAWFREGMASYTAEQAYRWPTLEQLARTLEDNPDWEPLLQPEELFEQQMQVAYGAAHHAFVFLMNRYGQDTVKRLIHAMRQGPDFQTAFASTVGLPSEAFLRDFTRYVRLRGFKGGRLLQSPAAL; from the coding sequence GTGACGGGAGCAAGGAGCCACATCCGGGCAGGACTCGTCGCGGCGCTCTGCCTGCTGCTGGGAACCGGGTGCCTGGGCCCACGCTCGGCGCTGGCCGCGCAGGCGGCCCCCCTCGAAACAGGCCTGGGCGTCTTCATCCTCGAATCCCCCTCCCGGAAGGAAGGGGAGGCGGCGATGCTCCAGGTGGCCATCGAAAACGCCACCCCCCGGCTCACGCAGTGGGGGCGGCTCACCCAGCCCGTCACGGTGCGCCTCCAGCCAGACCATGGCGCCCTGGAGCGGGCCACGGGCCGCTCCGGCTACGAGTGGCTGCGGGCCTGGGCGCGCTACGATCTGCTGGACGTACAGGCCCCGGACACCTGGCATCCCCTGAAGGCCTCGCAACGGGACTTGGATGAGTTGCTGCTCCACGAGCTGACCCACACGGTGATGTTCCAGCTCGCCGCCTCCTCCAGCGATTGGACCCAGAAGAAGATCCCCGCGTGGTTCCGAGAGGGCATGGCCTCGTACACGGCGGAGCAGGCCTACCGCTGGCCCACGCTGGAGCAGCTCGCCCGGACCCTGGAGGACAACCCGGACTGGGAGCCGTTGCTTCAGCCAGAAGAACTCTTCGAGCAGCAGATGCAGGTGGCGTATGGCGCGGCCCACCACGCCTTCGTCTTCCTCATGAACCGCTACGGACAGGACACGGTGAAACGGCTGATCCACGCGATGCGCCAGGGGCCCGACTTCCAAACGGCCTTCGCCAGCACCGTGGGGCTCCCCTCCGAGGCGTTTCTCCGGGACTTCACGCGGTATGTGCGCCTGCGCGGCTTCAAGGGCGGACGCCTCCTGCAATCCCCCGCGGCCTTGTAG
- a CDS encoding DUF3396 domain-containing protein, translating into MTEHYPRIRLRDQEDFELMREGLSISFYMRHSHRELVENISQSLEAYVRAVGPQALGWYLDEEGEPQPLDERGWDLTRKELRERQFPIIRLRDGADNDNRYRFNYWGKDLQAPHVAKNPGAVCTATFWLPTEFLEEHGPERVRELAMEWAAPLPLCSGHGGLSFNAEYSLVGIRRQVARYWLRYPGIDVYDSPSDHSWDIGTRVRGPSWLTFLGQPVLGDLGGAEGLRAQLHSRGTTVQELARDKVLITLGAWPEAGDTERGDTLPAYRELARVLEPWLFRDPDGRMLGQSEEDTRRWESRFLD; encoded by the coding sequence ATGACCGAGCATTACCCTCGGATACGCCTCCGCGACCAAGAGGACTTCGAGCTGATGCGCGAAGGGTTGAGCATCAGCTTCTACATGCGGCATTCCCATCGGGAGCTCGTTGAGAACATCTCGCAGTCGCTGGAGGCCTATGTCCGTGCCGTAGGGCCGCAAGCGTTGGGCTGGTACCTGGATGAAGAGGGAGAGCCACAACCGCTGGATGAACGAGGCTGGGATCTCACACGGAAGGAACTCCGCGAGCGCCAGTTTCCCATCATCCGGCTCAGAGACGGAGCCGACAACGACAACCGGTATCGCTTCAACTACTGGGGCAAGGATCTCCAAGCTCCTCATGTAGCAAAGAATCCGGGCGCGGTCTGCACGGCCACATTCTGGCTCCCCACTGAGTTCCTGGAGGAACATGGCCCAGAGCGCGTCCGCGAGCTCGCCATGGAGTGGGCGGCTCCCTTGCCCCTCTGCTCTGGGCACGGAGGATTGTCCTTTAATGCCGAGTACTCCCTGGTGGGCATCCGGCGGCAAGTGGCCCGGTATTGGCTCCGGTATCCGGGCATCGACGTCTACGACTCACCCTCGGATCACTCGTGGGACATTGGAACCCGTGTGCGAGGCCCCTCTTGGCTCACGTTCCTGGGACAGCCTGTGCTGGGAGATCTTGGTGGCGCCGAGGGGCTGCGCGCACAGCTCCACAGTCGTGGCACGACCGTTCAGGAACTGGCCAGGGACAAGGTGCTCATCACCCTGGGCGCATGGCCCGAAGCGGGCGACACAGAGCGAGGGGATACGCTGCCAGCCTACCGGGAACTGGCCCGTGTCCTGGAGCCCTGGCTCTTCCGCGATCCAGATGGGCGCATGCTCGGCCAGTCCGAGGAAGACACCCGCCGGTGGGAGAGTCGCTTCCTCGACTAA
- a CDS encoding thaumatin family protein — MKAYGVVLMTMLSGLGCAGIEETGEFEEVGSETQALGCAVKGDGKTTLRFINRCGFNVTFAGNNISGGNLASGAEACRTIGSNTEHMISKRYWGFRQGEDPGFEHHSLAEFGFNENAFGYASWDWFNLSYVDAHNLPLKIIPYDLGTGTTCSGQTRSCVKDLLPGCPETGKLRNAAGKVIACVSRDRDNPNSTVAKYFDASCNQAYSWSGDDAVMAACNAEDFDIVFCPQN, encoded by the coding sequence ATGAAGGCATACGGTGTTGTACTGATGACGATGTTGTCCGGTCTGGGCTGCGCGGGGATAGAGGAGACGGGCGAGTTCGAAGAGGTGGGCAGCGAGACCCAGGCGCTGGGCTGCGCGGTCAAGGGCGATGGGAAGACCACGCTGCGCTTCATCAACCGGTGCGGCTTCAACGTCACCTTCGCCGGCAACAACATCTCCGGGGGCAACCTGGCGTCGGGGGCCGAGGCCTGCCGAACCATTGGTTCAAACACCGAACATATGATCTCCAAGCGGTACTGGGGCTTCCGCCAGGGCGAGGACCCGGGCTTTGAGCACCACTCGCTGGCGGAGTTTGGGTTCAACGAGAATGCATTTGGGTACGCCAGCTGGGATTGGTTCAACCTCAGCTATGTGGATGCCCACAACCTGCCTCTGAAGATCATCCCCTACGACTTGGGGACGGGGACGACCTGCAGCGGGCAGACCCGGAGCTGTGTGAAGGATCTGCTGCCGGGCTGTCCCGAGACGGGCAAGCTCCGCAACGCCGCGGGCAAGGTCATCGCCTGCGTCAGCCGGGACCGGGACAACCCGAACAGCACAGTGGCGAAGTACTTCGATGCCTCGTGCAACCAGGCCTACTCCTGGTCCGGGGACGACGCGGTCATGGCGGCCTGCAACGCCGAGGACTTCGACATCGTCTTCTGCCCGCAGAACTAA
- a CDS encoding ADP-ribosylation factor-like protein: MSSVNLMAREVAAKIVFYGPGLSGKTTTLRKIYETIRPAHRGEMMSIATEGDRTLFFDFLPVKVERVNDCSVRLALYTVPGQVFYNATRKLVLQGADGVVFVADSQPEALDSNRESLQNLEENLLEQGVRLDRFPLVMQWNKRDIEKTLPVEQLRAVLNTRGVPEYETAATSGQGVLDTLKSITRLVIKDLRAKRIVPSPRPTAPPVENPGAGLEARLSQHLPRSSSQTGLPAHPPSLMPRQNPPQAATAQAPRLETPAPLSAPVPAPAGQRVMGPASALAPGDLFDHARAAEAAFASGQYGTCVASCMDAVRRALAFAGEGTLAQQGFLLRTDGADLLRLQGLSKRVEALRVDDAAFALYFLMQVFTRLNDARLPETA, translated from the coding sequence GTGAGCAGCGTGAACCTGATGGCCCGCGAAGTGGCCGCGAAGATCGTCTTCTATGGCCCGGGCCTGTCGGGCAAGACGACGACCTTGCGCAAGATCTACGAGACGATCCGGCCAGCGCACCGGGGCGAGATGATGTCCATCGCCACCGAGGGAGACCGGACGCTGTTCTTCGACTTCCTTCCGGTGAAGGTGGAGCGCGTCAACGACTGCTCAGTCCGGTTGGCGCTCTACACCGTGCCCGGCCAGGTCTTCTACAACGCCACCCGGAAGCTGGTGCTCCAGGGCGCCGACGGGGTGGTGTTCGTCGCGGACTCGCAACCCGAGGCCCTGGACTCCAACCGCGAGTCGCTCCAGAACCTGGAGGAGAACCTGCTGGAGCAGGGCGTCCGCCTGGACCGGTTTCCGCTGGTGATGCAGTGGAATAAGCGGGACATCGAGAAGACGCTGCCCGTGGAGCAGCTGCGCGCGGTGCTCAACACGCGCGGGGTGCCCGAGTACGAGACCGCCGCCACCAGCGGCCAGGGCGTCCTGGACACGCTCAAGTCCATCACCCGGCTGGTCATCAAGGACCTGCGCGCCAAGCGCATCGTCCCCTCTCCGCGCCCCACCGCGCCGCCGGTGGAGAACCCGGGCGCCGGTCTGGAGGCACGGCTGAGCCAGCACCTGCCCCGCTCCTCCTCCCAGACGGGGCTCCCGGCCCATCCGCCCTCGCTCATGCCCCGCCAGAACCCTCCCCAGGCCGCCACCGCCCAGGCGCCCCGGCTGGAGACACCGGCCCCCCTGTCCGCACCCGTCCCGGCCCCCGCCGGCCAGCGCGTCATGGGCCCCGCGAGCGCCCTGGCGCCAGGGGACCTGTTTGATCACGCCCGGGCCGCCGAGGCCGCCTTCGCCAGCGGCCAGTATGGCACCTGCGTGGCCTCCTGCATGGACGCGGTCCGGCGCGCCCTCGCCTTCGCCGGCGAGGGGACGCTGGCCCAGCAGGGCTTCCTGCTGCGCACGGACGGCGCGGATCTGCTGCGGCTCCAGGGGCTCTCCAAGCGGGTGGAGGCCCTGCGCGTGGATGACGCGGCCTTTGCCCTCTACTTCCTGATGCAGGTCTTCACCCGGCTGAACGACGCCCGGCTCCCGGAGACGGCTTAG
- a CDS encoding DUF4388 domain-containing protein, with amino-acid sequence MAIHGDLFSYPLPELLQWLDGSRKTGTLQLSWEAGERKLFVLSGQVTATSSAGLRERVARLSELARLCRGNRVLAAFDELQRNPDVEDAFLMHGVDVRMVREMGREELVSSVMDLTMAGRGSFHWTEDGDRTGEDWLPSDMSLRELLFESLRWVDEHADVERALPIDAMSVRALGPASLSQPFLHRALLTLCAQPQNLGRLRLSMGVSRSSVTRRVYDLLRLKLVEVEGAPHVEADPVVEMLEKGAVLVREGQFDSAGIICASLLASDPADRRVREFARMVQREHVAALYGELSPVAVPVMIHDPQAMTLLKPEERQIAGLVNGHWDVATLVLAVPARELDTLRTLAKLTRMGLLQLTSPRR; translated from the coding sequence ATGGCCATCCACGGCGATCTCTTTAGCTACCCCCTCCCTGAACTTCTCCAATGGCTGGACGGCTCCCGCAAGACGGGGACGTTGCAGCTCTCGTGGGAGGCGGGCGAGCGCAAGCTCTTCGTCCTCTCCGGCCAGGTCACGGCCACCTCCAGTGCCGGTCTTCGAGAGCGCGTGGCCCGGCTGTCGGAGCTGGCGCGGCTGTGCCGGGGAAACCGCGTGCTCGCGGCCTTCGACGAACTGCAACGCAACCCCGACGTGGAGGACGCCTTCCTGATGCATGGGGTGGACGTGCGGATGGTCCGGGAGATGGGCCGCGAGGAACTGGTCAGCTCGGTGATGGACCTGACCATGGCGGGCCGGGGCTCGTTCCACTGGACGGAGGACGGGGACCGGACGGGGGAGGACTGGCTTCCGTCGGACATGAGCCTCCGGGAGTTGCTGTTCGAGTCGCTGCGCTGGGTGGACGAGCACGCGGATGTGGAGCGGGCGCTGCCCATCGACGCGATGAGCGTGCGGGCCTTGGGCCCCGCCAGCCTCAGTCAGCCGTTCTTGCACCGGGCCCTCCTCACCCTGTGCGCCCAGCCTCAGAACCTGGGGAGGCTGCGGCTGTCCATGGGGGTGTCGCGCTCGTCGGTGACCCGGCGCGTGTATGACTTGCTGCGGCTGAAGCTGGTGGAGGTGGAGGGGGCGCCCCATGTGGAGGCGGACCCCGTGGTGGAGATGCTGGAGAAGGGCGCCGTGCTGGTGCGAGAGGGGCAGTTCGACTCGGCGGGCATCATCTGCGCCTCGTTGTTGGCGAGCGATCCGGCGGATCGGCGCGTGCGCGAGTTCGCACGCATGGTGCAGCGGGAGCACGTGGCGGCGCTCTACGGAGAGCTGTCCCCCGTGGCGGTGCCGGTGATGATCCATGATCCCCAGGCGATGACGCTGCTCAAGCCCGAGGAGCGGCAGATCGCCGGCCTGGTCAATGGGCACTGGGATGTCGCGACCCTGGTGCTGGCGGTGCCGGCGCGCGAGCTGGACACCCTGCGCACGCTGGCGAAGCTCACGCGCATGGGACTGCTCCAGCTCACCTCGCCGCGGCGCTGA
- a CDS encoding hemerythrin domain-containing protein gives MDAIALLKADHKTVETLFRKFEKAGDSAKKLKRKLVDQIIRELAVHAAIEEVVFYPAVRAKAEKLEPQVLEALEEHHVAKWLLSELDSLPADAERFDAKVSVLMESIRHHVTEEEEELFPQVRKAFTPRELREMANALTLAKKAAPTRPHPRSPDTPPGNVVAGAVSAVLDMGRDAVRAVRRKASTSRKPTRKASKKGGVKGIMPLPTLNAEHHAPM, from the coding sequence ATGGATGCCATCGCGCTCTTGAAAGCGGACCACAAGACGGTGGAGACGCTCTTCCGCAAGTTCGAAAAAGCAGGTGACAGCGCCAAGAAGCTCAAGCGCAAGCTGGTCGATCAGATCATCCGCGAGCTGGCCGTTCACGCGGCCATCGAGGAGGTGGTCTTCTATCCAGCGGTGCGTGCCAAGGCCGAAAAGCTCGAGCCCCAGGTACTCGAGGCGCTCGAGGAGCACCACGTGGCGAAGTGGTTGCTCTCGGAGCTGGATTCCCTGCCGGCCGACGCCGAGCGCTTCGATGCCAAGGTGAGTGTGCTGATGGAGAGCATCCGCCACCACGTCACCGAGGAAGAGGAGGAACTGTTCCCCCAGGTGCGCAAGGCCTTCACCCCCCGCGAACTCAGGGAGATGGCGAACGCGTTGACGCTGGCCAAGAAGGCCGCGCCCACCCGCCCTCACCCCAGGTCTCCGGATACTCCGCCGGGCAATGTGGTGGCAGGGGCCGTGTCCGCCGTGCTCGACATGGGCCGGGATGCCGTCCGAGCCGTGCGCCGCAAGGCCAGCACCTCCCGGAAGCCCACCCGAAAGGCATCCAAGAAGGGCGGAGTGAAGGGCATCATGCCCCTCCCCACCCTGAACGCCGAGCACCACGCTCCGATGTAA
- a CDS encoding metalloenzyme, which yields MRVALLFIDGVGVGRKDPSINPLARREHLLSRFGEASGPRLPENGQYHPVDTTFGVEGRPQSASNQTALLTGEPAPALIRRHVLGYPNAPLQGLLSERSLVKRLVAAGRSATFANTYPASYLDALKLPRRASTSPPEFTFPPAALRRLKPSASTLAFAAGKVPLRTLDDARGGEGLSHDITGQRALNRGLTLPQRTPEEAARIFWRVAEGMDFTFFEHYLADEAGHAQDFEAALSALDTFEHFTRELIASRPEDARILICSDHGNVEDLSTRSHTLNPVPVLYFGPPAPELEALATVADVGRTVLRWLAVE from the coding sequence GTGCGCGTCGCCCTCCTCTTCATCGATGGTGTGGGAGTAGGCCGGAAGGACCCCTCCATCAACCCGCTGGCCCGGAGAGAGCACCTGCTCTCCCGGTTCGGCGAGGCGTCCGGGCCCCGCCTTCCGGAAAACGGACAATACCACCCCGTGGACACCACGTTCGGCGTGGAGGGGCGTCCCCAGTCGGCCTCCAACCAGACCGCCCTGCTCACCGGAGAGCCTGCCCCGGCCCTCATCCGCCGCCACGTGCTGGGCTACCCCAATGCCCCCCTTCAGGGACTGCTCTCCGAGCGCTCCCTCGTCAAACGGCTGGTGGCCGCGGGCCGCTCGGCCACCTTCGCCAACACCTACCCGGCCTCCTACCTGGATGCGCTGAAGCTGCCCCGCCGCGCCTCCACCTCGCCCCCCGAGTTCACCTTTCCCCCCGCCGCGCTGCGCCGCCTGAAGCCCTCCGCCTCCACCCTGGCCTTCGCTGCCGGGAAGGTCCCCTTGCGCACATTGGACGACGCCCGGGGGGGAGAGGGCCTCTCTCACGACATCACCGGCCAGCGGGCCCTGAACCGGGGCCTCACCCTGCCCCAGCGCACGCCCGAGGAGGCCGCGCGCATCTTCTGGCGGGTGGCCGAGGGGATGGACTTCACCTTCTTCGAGCACTACCTGGCGGACGAGGCCGGGCACGCCCAGGACTTCGAGGCGGCCCTGAGTGCCCTGGACACCTTCGAGCACTTCACACGGGAGCTGATCGCTTCCCGGCCAGAGGATGCCCGGATCCTCATCTGCAGCGACCATGGGAATGTGGAGGATCTCTCCACGCGGAGCCACACCCTGAACCCCGTGCCCGTGCTCTATTTCGGGCCGCCCGCGCCAGAACTGGAGGCGCTGGCCACCGTGGCCGATGTGGGCCGCACGGTGTTGCGCTGGCTGGCCGTGGAGTGA
- a CDS encoding immunity 26/phosphotriesterase HocA family protein produces the protein MPRLYKPGSFLRIPLADGSFGYGRVLKLPHDAYYNYRTETLDSNLDRIASKPILFKLSVRHMGEREWELIGWRKLEKQFSQPIVQFMQDRGNFRDCLIFDTAGNERSAEPQECVGLERASVWEELGVEERLLDTFMGRPNDTVERHKVRLK, from the coding sequence ATGCCGCGCCTTTACAAGCCAGGCTCGTTCTTGAGAATACCCCTGGCTGACGGCTCCTTTGGCTACGGCCGGGTGCTGAAGTTGCCGCACGACGCCTATTACAATTACAGGACCGAGACTCTGGATTCCAACCTGGACCGGATTGCCTCCAAGCCCATCCTCTTTAAGCTGTCTGTCCGCCATATGGGGGAAAGAGAGTGGGAACTCATCGGGTGGAGGAAGCTGGAAAAGCAGTTTTCTCAACCCATCGTTCAGTTCATGCAGGACCGGGGGAACTTTCGCGACTGCCTGATTTTCGATACCGCTGGTAATGAGAGAAGTGCGGAACCGCAAGAATGCGTCGGGCTTGAGCGCGCCTCTGTTTGGGAAGAGTTGGGGGTAGAGGAACGCCTGCTCGACACCTTCATGGGACGGCCCAACGATACCGTGGAGCGGCATAAGGTCCGCCTGAAATAG
- a CDS encoding IS3 family transposase (programmed frameshift): MERRKRRKFSEEFKAEAVRLAREGGKSLSQVAKDLDLTESALRQWVQHAERSEAPSGPEPLSPSEREELLQLRKENRQLLMERDFLKKAGGLLREGGLEVKFEFIDAQKAHFPVEFLCEQLGVSRSGYYAWRERPESARQQQDKQLAEEVAKVHQESRGTYGSPRVHAEMRARGRKVSRKRVARLMEEQKLQARKKRRAVRTTDSKHPNPVAPNVLNRDFSPDKPNSTWSTDITYIWTGEGWLYLAVVLDLFSRMVVGWSMSEHIDTPLVLGALEMALEGRQPPKGLIHHSDRGSQYASAEYQHALASRGIQCSMSRKGNCWDNAVVESFFSSLKMELVYQTQFDTRHQARSALFEYIEVFYNRTRRHSTLGYMTPLEFERTALPVTLAA; this comes from the exons ATGGAGCGAAGGAAGAGGCGGAAGTTCAGCGAGGAGTTCAAGGCCGAAGCAGTGAGGCTTGCCAGAGAAGGAGGCAAGTCGCTGTCGCAGGTGGCCAAGGACCTGGACTTGACGGAGTCGGCGTTGCGCCAGTGGGTGCAGCACGCCGAGCGAAGCGAGGCCCCCTCCGGGCCCGAGCCGTTGAGTCCATCTGAGCGGGAGGAACTGCTGCAGCTGAGGAAGGAGAACCGGCAGTTGCTCATGGAGCGGGACTTCTTAAAAAAAGCAG GCGGCCTTCTTCGCGAAGGAGGGCTCGAAGTGAAGTTCGAGTTCATCGACGCGCAGAAGGCCCACTTCCCGGTGGAGTTCCTGTGTGAGCAGTTGGGCGTGTCGCGCTCAGGCTACTACGCCTGGAGAGAGCGCCCGGAGTCAGCGCGCCAGCAGCAGGACAAACAACTGGCCGAGGAGGTGGCCAAGGTGCACCAGGAGAGCCGTGGCACCTATGGCAGCCCCCGGGTGCATGCGGAGATGCGTGCCCGAGGGCGCAAGGTGAGCCGCAAGAGAGTGGCTCGCCTCATGGAAGAGCAGAAGCTCCAAGCACGAAAGAAGCGCCGAGCGGTGCGCACCACGGACTCCAAACACCCCAACCCCGTGGCACCCAACGTCTTGAACCGAGACTTCTCTCCCGACAAGCCCAACAGCACCTGGTCCACGGACATCACCTATATCTGGACGGGAGAGGGGTGGCTGTACCTGGCGGTGGTGCTGGACTTGTTCTCACGCATGGTAGTGGGTTGGTCTATGAGTGAGCACATCGACACCCCTCTGGTGCTCGGGGCCCTGGAGATGGCGCTGGAGGGACGACAGCCTCCCAAGGGGCTCATCCACCATTCGGATCGAGGCAGCCAGTACGCCAGCGCCGAGTACCAGCACGCCCTCGCCTCCCGCGGCATCCAGTGCAGCATGTCCAGGAAGGGCAACTGTTGGGACAACGCCGTCGTGGAGAGCTTCTTCAGCAGCCTGAAGATGGAACTGGTCTACCAGACCCAGTTCGATACGCGTCACCAGGCCCGCTCGGCCCTCTTTGAGTACATCGAGGTCTTCTACAACCGCACCCGGCGGCACTCGACGCTGGGCTACATGACCCCATTGGAGTTTGAACGAACCGCACTACCTGTTACGTTGGCAGCTTAA